A window of Argopecten irradians isolate NY chromosome 1, Ai_NY, whole genome shotgun sequence contains these coding sequences:
- the LOC138326106 gene encoding uncharacterized protein isoform X1, with amino-acid sequence MPPMNIQKYDWITSKRDRYPILWSAYSGDLTGLQRQVANVMDITEVKDDNTNTSILGWAVVGNQLAIVKYLTDRYPELLAITNKYEATPLFLCSVSGNVDMFKFLVRKGLSPHRRIKFLDSVLMLTAARGNLELTRYLVNTYPELLRKTSKHGMNPFLYSCYSGSIEMFECMLQLNFDPKVSDNDGINCLMIAAYCGHLPLVQYILDHASDFDIDINTRNVDGMNAIIYSMMSDNPEVTDTLYRNGVTKPSFSRMLLSFPLRLIKRLWHRDSIDKASHDLTMDEYLDLFSGIKEKYRHIRVVFVGPENVGKTTLCLRLQKKEVDISVRRPTRGADLFLQLYEIGWESKRWTPLVINRPEVVIHKRLGGMLRDKVGISSDSEGNGNVESEVFHPTNEPNTETIDSETVGPTPQVQPTVDDTEASTPLRGNVKQVNTLPIFSRRMIVMMTVVAFLAIAMLSTDVETLFSTFYSTTYAKFMVESSVHVFNIMKEYISIHLVQYMYDLALMALTFRTNKPLFYLAFVVLSMYYGGILTLINSWILYVRVTLVIVLLAVVVKRRWWLRYGKRKGKISEIACEDESEEVYQQSNKQKENLAFLSMWDMGGDLAFQATNVVFISAHGVYILTFRAIDYFTDNLQLVRLKNWVRNIGAYSSRVYNPSKLRPHHPPIIIVGTHMDQVNIRFKDETPSEREDRLKSMRQDICSIAELANSNEEGFVFLRFCTVDNSIDDDPAFEKLRNYIVEAAVYQDQWERELPASWLALEREILKQREWKHVLTLKEIKDLDNKCESPIGDEENIKMFLEYLHSTRSVLYFRQYDKVITNPQWVINAFREILTDEKFLDPDNLLLEADRRKYLQHALLTVNLAKMLWDLKEEGSYIQHIDILLAFLEEFGLLVKACVGQTEQGNPVYDENYTVPSKLQSIEDVKQISDLLKVKGTVCSRTLCFVFKEVFTPQELFERIYAGVIKAFRPIDKDSAIIPNQGPTKQIYKGLGCFMIDDLCNMVVHTQWEHSVITVTLFTTSEPRIPEGTGKRVREALEVIIRHTLEVSRQDHLQYLHKLHCKLSLDQSDSPREEDGIVRAAKGVSCHGADCSGKHTLTKLDWQVWFPVSEKILDSSTDIGRGYDCELLTDKGLQESIATKLGVNWECVMTRLGISRHTLDQIKMANPHFPLTQITNALIQWRDTAAEQKTEREMLGDLSEAFREFGAESEIIDDQLIKR; translated from the exons ATGCCTCCCATGAATATACAGAAATATGACTGGATTACCAGCAAACGGGACCGGTATCCTATTCTCTGGTCTGCCTATAGTGGTGATCTTACCGGCCTCCAACGACAAGTGGCCAACGTAATGGACATTACAGAGGTCAAGGATGACAACACGAACACATCCATACTTGGTTGGGCGGTGGTTGGTAATCAATTGGCCATTGTAAAATACCTCACAGATAGGTATCCAGAGCTATTGGCTATAACTAATAAATATGAAGCAACTCCGCTTTTCTTGTGTTCTGTGTCAGGAAATGTGgatatgtttaaatttttaGTAAGGAAAGGGTTATCACCACATAGACGGATCAAGTTCTTAGACAGCGTGCTGATGCTGACAGCAGCCAGAGGAAACCTTGAACTTACGCGTTATCTTGTTAACACATATCCTGAACTGTTACGGAAAACCTCAAAACATGGAATGAACCCGTTTCTGTATTCATGCTACTCCGGAAgtattgaaatgtttgaatgtATGTTGCAACTCAACTTTGATCCTAAAGTTTCTGATAATGACGGTATCAACTGTCTCATGATCGCCGCGTATTGTGGCCACCTTCCATTGGTACAATACATTCTTGACCATGCTTCCGATTTCGATATCGACATCAACACAAGAAACGTCGATGGAATGAACGCCATAATATACTCCATGATGAGTGATAATCCCGAGGTTACAGATACACTGTATAGAAATGGCGTCACAAAACCAAGTTTTTCAAGAATGCTGCTTTCCTTTCCTCTTCGTCTTATTAAGCGCCTGTGGCACAGGGATTCGATTGATAAAG CATCACATGATTTGACGATGGACGAATACCTGGATCTTTTCTCgggaataaaagaaaaatacagaCATATACGAGTTGTGTTTGTTGGACCAGAGAATGTAGGCAAGACAACGCTTTGTCTTCGACTTCAGAAAAAAGAAGTGGACATCAGCGTCAGGCGTCCGACTCGTGGGGCCGACCTCTTCCTACAGTTGTACGAGATAGGCTGGGAGAGTAAACGCTGGACACCTCTAGTTATAAACAGACCGGAGGTTGTGATCCACAAACGACTTGGAGGAATGCTTCGAGACAAAGTCGGAATCTCATCAGATAGCGAAGGAAACGGAAATGTCG AGAGTGAAGTTTTTCATCCCACCAACGAACCAAACACTGAAACAATTGACTCGGAAACTG TAGGACCAACACCACAGGTACAGCCAACTGTTGACGACACGGAAGCAAGTACGCCTCTACGTGGAAACG TTAAGCAAGTCAATACTTTGCCAATTTTTTCAAGACGAATGATTGTAATGATGACAGTTGTAGCATTTCTGGCTATTGCGATGTTGAGTACTGATGTCGAAA CGCTGTTCTCAACCTTTTATAGCACGACATACGCAAAGTTCATGGTGGAGTCATCGGTACATGTCTTCAATATTATGAAAGAATACATTTCAATACACTTGGTCcagtacatgtatgatttaG CTTTGATGGCGCTGACATTCCGTACGAATAAACCACTATTTTATCTAGCATTTGTTGTACTTTCCATGTACTATGGGG gaATACTGACCCTCATCAACAGCTGGATCTTGTATGTTCGGGTCACACTTGTGATAGTTCTGTTGGCTGTAGTTGTAAAACGTAGATGGTGGTTGAGAT ATGGTAAGAGAAAGGGAAAAATATCCGAGATAGCTTGTGAGGATGAATCTGAGGAGGTTTACCAACAGTCAAACAAACAGAAAGAGAATCTGGCCTTCCTGTCGATGTGGGATATGGGCGGGGACCTGGCCTTTCAGGCTACTAACGTGGTATTTATCAGTGCCCACGGGGTCTACATACTCACATTTAGGGCAATAGATTATTTCACGGATAATCTACAGCTAG TCCGACTGAAAAACTGGGTACGTAACATAGGAGCCTACTCTTCGCGTGTGTACAATCCTAGTAAACTACGTCCACACCATCCACCAATTATAatagtcggtacacacatggaccaggtcaacatcaggtttaag gATGAGACACCATCTGAAAGAGAGGATAGACTAAAGAGCATGCGTCAAGATATATGCAGCATTGCTGAGCTTGCAAATTCAAATGAGGAAGGATTTGTCTTCCTCCGGTTCTGTACTGTCGATAATTCCATCGACGATGACCCAGCTTTTGAGAAGTTAAGGAACTATATTGTCGAAGCGGCAGTATACCAAGACCAATGGGAACGAGAGTTGCCGGCGTCATGGCTTGCCCTAGAGAGGGAAATTCTAAAACAGCGAGAATGGAAGCACGTTTTGACGCTTAAAGAGATCAAAGACCTGGACAACAAATGTGAATCGCCTATCGGTGACGAGGAAAACATCAAGATGTTTCTAGA GTATCTTCACTCTACCAGATCTGTGCTGTACTTTCGCCAGTACGACAAGGTGATAACCAACCCTCAGTGGGTCATTAACGCCTTCAGAGAAATTCTAACAGACGAAAAGTTTCTGGATCCAGACAATCTCCTTCTGGAGGCTGACCGTAGGAAATATTTACAACATGCTCTTCTAACAGTTAATCTTGCAAAAATGCTATGGGATTTAAAAGAAGAAGGTTCGTACATTCAGCATATCGACATCCTTCTCGCTTTCTTGGAAGAGTTCGGTCTGTTGGTAAAGGCCTGTGTTGGTCAGACCGAACAAGGAAACCCAGTTTACGACGAGAACTACACTGTCCCAAGCAAGCTTCAAAGCATCGAAGATGTCAAACAAATATCTGACCTCCTCAAAGTAAAGGGGACAGTTTGCTCTCGCACGCTGTGTTTCGTCTTCAAGGAAGTTTTCACTCCACAGGAATTATTCGAAAGGATATACGCAGGCGTCATCAAGGCATTCAGGCCAATTGACAAAGATTCTGCAATAATTCCCAACCAAGGTCCCACAAAGCAGATCTATAAAGGACTTGGCTGCTTCATGATAGACGATCTTTGTAACATGGTCGTTCACACTCAGTGGGAACATTCCGTAATAACGGTCACGCTGTTTACGACATCTGAGCCCCGGATTCCAGAAGGTACCGGGAAGAGGGTAAGAGAAGCCCTGGAGGTCATCATACGACACACACTGGAGGTAAGCCGCCAGGACCATCTCCAGTACCTACACAAGCTTCACTGTAAATTATCCCTGGACCAGTCCGATAGTCCACGAGAGGAAGACGGAATAGTGAGGGCTGCGAAAGGCGTGTCTTGTCACGGTGCAGACTGTTCCGGCAAACATACTCTGACAAAACTCGACTGGCAAGTCTGGTTTCCCGTATCTGAGAAG ATATTAGATAGCAGTACAGACATAGGTAGAGGGTATG ATTGTGAACTGTTGACGGACAAGGGTTTACAAGAAAGCATTGCCACCAAGCTTGGTGTAAACTGGGAGTGTGTAATGACACGTCTTGGTATTTCGAGGCACACGCTTGACCAGATCAAGATGGCTAATCCGCACTTTCCCCTGACTCAGATCACTAATGCTCTGATCCAATGGCGGGACACAGCAGCTGAGCAGAAGACGGAGCGAGAAATGTTGGGTGATCTGTCGGAAGCTTTCCGAGAGTTCGGGGCAGAGAGCGAGATTATAGATGATCAGCTG attaaaagataa
- the LOC138326106 gene encoding uncharacterized protein isoform X2, whose product MPPMNIQKYDWITSKRDRYPILWSAYSGDLTGLQRQVANVMDITEVKDDNTNTSILGWAVVGNQLAIVKYLTDRYPELLAITNKYEATPLFLCSVSGNVDMFKFLVRKGLSPHRRIKFLDSVLMLTAARGNLELTRYLVNTYPELLRKTSKHGMNPFLYSCYSGSIEMFECMLQLNFDPKVSDNDGINCLMIAAYCGHLPLVQYILDHASDFDIDINTRNVDGMNAIIYSMMSDNPEVTDTLYRNGVTKPSFSRMLLSFPLRLIKRLWHRDSIDKASHDLTMDEYLDLFSGIKEKYRHIRVVFVGPENVGKTTLCLRLQKKEVDISVRRPTRGADLFLQLYEIGWESKRWTPLVINRPEVVIHKRLGGMLRDKVGISSDSEGNGNVESEVFHPTNEPNTETIDSETVGPTPQVQPTVDDTEASTPLRGNVKQVNTLPIFSRRMIVMMTVVAFLAIAMLSTDVETLFSTFYSTTYAKFMVESSVHVFNIMKEYISIHLVQYMYDLALMALTFRTNKPLFYLAFVVLSMYYGGILTLINSWILYVRVTLVIVLLAVVVKRRWWLRYGKRKGKISEIACEDESEEVYQQSNKQKENLAFLSMWDMGGDLAFQATNVVFISAHGVYILTFRAIDYFTDNLQLVRLKNWVRNIGAYSSRVYNPSKLRPHHPPIIIVGTHMDQVNIRFKDETPSEREDRLKSMRQDICSIAELANSNEEGFVFLRFCTVDNSIDDDPAFEKLRNYIVEAAVYQDQWERELPASWLALEREILKQREWKHVLTLKEIKDLDNKCESPIGDEENIKMFLEYLHSTRSVLYFRQYDKVITNPQWVINAFREILTDEKFLDPDNLLLEADRRKYLQHALLTVNLAKMLWDLKEEGSYIQHIDILLAFLEEFGLLVKACVGQTEQGNPVYDENYTVPSKLQSIEDVKQISDLLKVKGTVCSRTLCFVFKEVFTPQELFERIYAGVIKAFRPIDKDSAIIPNQGPTKQIYKGLGCFMIDDLCNMVVHTQWEHSVITVTLFTTSEPRIPEGTGKRVREALEVIIRHTLEVSRQDHLQYLHKLHCKLSLDQSDSPREEDGIVRAAKGVSCHGADCSGKHTLTKLDWQVWFPVSEKIVNC is encoded by the exons ATGCCTCCCATGAATATACAGAAATATGACTGGATTACCAGCAAACGGGACCGGTATCCTATTCTCTGGTCTGCCTATAGTGGTGATCTTACCGGCCTCCAACGACAAGTGGCCAACGTAATGGACATTACAGAGGTCAAGGATGACAACACGAACACATCCATACTTGGTTGGGCGGTGGTTGGTAATCAATTGGCCATTGTAAAATACCTCACAGATAGGTATCCAGAGCTATTGGCTATAACTAATAAATATGAAGCAACTCCGCTTTTCTTGTGTTCTGTGTCAGGAAATGTGgatatgtttaaatttttaGTAAGGAAAGGGTTATCACCACATAGACGGATCAAGTTCTTAGACAGCGTGCTGATGCTGACAGCAGCCAGAGGAAACCTTGAACTTACGCGTTATCTTGTTAACACATATCCTGAACTGTTACGGAAAACCTCAAAACATGGAATGAACCCGTTTCTGTATTCATGCTACTCCGGAAgtattgaaatgtttgaatgtATGTTGCAACTCAACTTTGATCCTAAAGTTTCTGATAATGACGGTATCAACTGTCTCATGATCGCCGCGTATTGTGGCCACCTTCCATTGGTACAATACATTCTTGACCATGCTTCCGATTTCGATATCGACATCAACACAAGAAACGTCGATGGAATGAACGCCATAATATACTCCATGATGAGTGATAATCCCGAGGTTACAGATACACTGTATAGAAATGGCGTCACAAAACCAAGTTTTTCAAGAATGCTGCTTTCCTTTCCTCTTCGTCTTATTAAGCGCCTGTGGCACAGGGATTCGATTGATAAAG CATCACATGATTTGACGATGGACGAATACCTGGATCTTTTCTCgggaataaaagaaaaatacagaCATATACGAGTTGTGTTTGTTGGACCAGAGAATGTAGGCAAGACAACGCTTTGTCTTCGACTTCAGAAAAAAGAAGTGGACATCAGCGTCAGGCGTCCGACTCGTGGGGCCGACCTCTTCCTACAGTTGTACGAGATAGGCTGGGAGAGTAAACGCTGGACACCTCTAGTTATAAACAGACCGGAGGTTGTGATCCACAAACGACTTGGAGGAATGCTTCGAGACAAAGTCGGAATCTCATCAGATAGCGAAGGAAACGGAAATGTCG AGAGTGAAGTTTTTCATCCCACCAACGAACCAAACACTGAAACAATTGACTCGGAAACTG TAGGACCAACACCACAGGTACAGCCAACTGTTGACGACACGGAAGCAAGTACGCCTCTACGTGGAAACG TTAAGCAAGTCAATACTTTGCCAATTTTTTCAAGACGAATGATTGTAATGATGACAGTTGTAGCATTTCTGGCTATTGCGATGTTGAGTACTGATGTCGAAA CGCTGTTCTCAACCTTTTATAGCACGACATACGCAAAGTTCATGGTGGAGTCATCGGTACATGTCTTCAATATTATGAAAGAATACATTTCAATACACTTGGTCcagtacatgtatgatttaG CTTTGATGGCGCTGACATTCCGTACGAATAAACCACTATTTTATCTAGCATTTGTTGTACTTTCCATGTACTATGGGG gaATACTGACCCTCATCAACAGCTGGATCTTGTATGTTCGGGTCACACTTGTGATAGTTCTGTTGGCTGTAGTTGTAAAACGTAGATGGTGGTTGAGAT ATGGTAAGAGAAAGGGAAAAATATCCGAGATAGCTTGTGAGGATGAATCTGAGGAGGTTTACCAACAGTCAAACAAACAGAAAGAGAATCTGGCCTTCCTGTCGATGTGGGATATGGGCGGGGACCTGGCCTTTCAGGCTACTAACGTGGTATTTATCAGTGCCCACGGGGTCTACATACTCACATTTAGGGCAATAGATTATTTCACGGATAATCTACAGCTAG TCCGACTGAAAAACTGGGTACGTAACATAGGAGCCTACTCTTCGCGTGTGTACAATCCTAGTAAACTACGTCCACACCATCCACCAATTATAatagtcggtacacacatggaccaggtcaacatcaggtttaag gATGAGACACCATCTGAAAGAGAGGATAGACTAAAGAGCATGCGTCAAGATATATGCAGCATTGCTGAGCTTGCAAATTCAAATGAGGAAGGATTTGTCTTCCTCCGGTTCTGTACTGTCGATAATTCCATCGACGATGACCCAGCTTTTGAGAAGTTAAGGAACTATATTGTCGAAGCGGCAGTATACCAAGACCAATGGGAACGAGAGTTGCCGGCGTCATGGCTTGCCCTAGAGAGGGAAATTCTAAAACAGCGAGAATGGAAGCACGTTTTGACGCTTAAAGAGATCAAAGACCTGGACAACAAATGTGAATCGCCTATCGGTGACGAGGAAAACATCAAGATGTTTCTAGA GTATCTTCACTCTACCAGATCTGTGCTGTACTTTCGCCAGTACGACAAGGTGATAACCAACCCTCAGTGGGTCATTAACGCCTTCAGAGAAATTCTAACAGACGAAAAGTTTCTGGATCCAGACAATCTCCTTCTGGAGGCTGACCGTAGGAAATATTTACAACATGCTCTTCTAACAGTTAATCTTGCAAAAATGCTATGGGATTTAAAAGAAGAAGGTTCGTACATTCAGCATATCGACATCCTTCTCGCTTTCTTGGAAGAGTTCGGTCTGTTGGTAAAGGCCTGTGTTGGTCAGACCGAACAAGGAAACCCAGTTTACGACGAGAACTACACTGTCCCAAGCAAGCTTCAAAGCATCGAAGATGTCAAACAAATATCTGACCTCCTCAAAGTAAAGGGGACAGTTTGCTCTCGCACGCTGTGTTTCGTCTTCAAGGAAGTTTTCACTCCACAGGAATTATTCGAAAGGATATACGCAGGCGTCATCAAGGCATTCAGGCCAATTGACAAAGATTCTGCAATAATTCCCAACCAAGGTCCCACAAAGCAGATCTATAAAGGACTTGGCTGCTTCATGATAGACGATCTTTGTAACATGGTCGTTCACACTCAGTGGGAACATTCCGTAATAACGGTCACGCTGTTTACGACATCTGAGCCCCGGATTCCAGAAGGTACCGGGAAGAGGGTAAGAGAAGCCCTGGAGGTCATCATACGACACACACTGGAGGTAAGCCGCCAGGACCATCTCCAGTACCTACACAAGCTTCACTGTAAATTATCCCTGGACCAGTCCGATAGTCCACGAGAGGAAGACGGAATAGTGAGGGCTGCGAAAGGCGTGTCTTGTCACGGTGCAGACTGTTCCGGCAAACATACTCTGACAAAACTCGACTGGCAAGTCTGGTTTCCCGTATCTGAGAAG ATTGTGAACTGTTGA